AAGGCCTGGAAGCGGGTCCACATCCCGTTCTCGATGGTCCTGCTCGTGACCATGCTCGTGCACATCGCGATCGCGCTGCGGATCGCCTGAGGACCCGGAGCCGGAGCCGGAACCGGAGCCGGAGCCGGAGCCGGAGCCGGAGCCGGAGTCGGAGCCGGAGCCGGAGCCGGAGCCGGAGCCGGAACCGGAACCGGAACCGGAGCCGGAGCCGGAGCCGGAGCCGGAACCGGAGCCGGACCCGGAGCCGGAGCCGGAGCCGGACCCGGAGCCGGTGCCGGAGCCGGTGCCGGAGCCGGAGCCGGTGCCGGAGCCGGAACCGGAGCCGGAGCCGGAGCCGGAGCCGGAGCCGGAACCGGAACCGGAGCCGGAGCCGGAGCCGGAGCTGGAGCCGGTGCCGGAGCCGGGTGCCCCGCGCGTGAGCGTTCGCGTTCGACTCTGCGCTCGATGACCTGACCGTCGCGGCGGTCGTCGGTGTTGCGCCTCGTGCCTTGCGGCCGCGTGCGCGCCGAGCGATCCGCCCGCGGTGCGTTGATTCCTCGAGGACGATGGCTTCAGCCCTGGCGCCTCTGGGCGGGGTTGGGCTCGCCCCCGCGGCCCCCGCGCACGTCCCGTGCCCACGCGCCGCCGGGATGCGATGGCGGGTTGAGCGACGCGCTGGAGGGGCGGCGCGGTCGGGCACGGGCCCTGCGCGTCGGGCCGCGATGGGGCGTGAGCCCAACCCCACCCCAAGGAGTCCACCATGTGTGAAGCCAGCGTCGTCGCCCTCGAGTTCATCACCGCCCTGCGCGCGGTCGTCGCCCAGATCGCCGCGCACGATCCCGACCTGGCCAGCCAGCTCCGGCGGGCGGCCAGCTCGGCCGCGCTCAACACCGCCGAGGCCTGGCGCCGCAGCGGCCGCGATCGTGCGATGCGCTTCCGGATCGCCGCCGGCGAGTGCGACGAGGCCGCCACCGCCGTCCGCATCGCCCAGCGCTGGGGCCACGTGCCCGACGACGCCGCCGCGCCCGCCCTCGCCCTCGCCGACCGCCTCGCCGCCATGCTCTTCCGCCTCCAGCACCCGCGCCGGTGAGCGCCGGCCCAAGCCGGCTCGGTCCGGTTTCCGGACCTGGCGTCCGGTTTCCGGACCACGGAGCCGGAGCCGGAGCCGGAGCCGAAGCCGGACCCGGAGCCGGAACCGGAGCCGGGCCGGTGCCGGAGCCGGAACCGGAGTCGGAACCGGAACCGGAGCCGGAACCGGAACCGGAACCGGAACCGGAGCCGGAACCGGAGCCGGAACCGGAGCCGGAGCCGGAGCCGGACCCGGAGCCGGAACCGGAGCCGGACCCGGAGCCGGCAACCGGAGCCGGAGCCGGAGCCGGAGCCGGAGCCGGAACCGGAGCCGGAGCCGGAGCCGGAGCCGGAACCGGAACCGGAACCGGAACCGGAACCGGAGCCGGAGCCGGAGCCGGACCCGGAACCGGAGCCGGAGCCGGCAACCGTCCCCCGGCGATCGACCGGTCTCCGAAACGCCAAACGCCCCGGCTCGTCACCGGGGCGTCGAGAACGATGGAGCTCTTCGGAAGAGCTCCGCGGAACCTTACTGGTTCAGGTCGGAGAGCAGCTTGAACTCGACGCGGCGGTTCTTCGCCTGCGCGGCCTTCAGCTTGCCACCCTTGAGGCCGTCGATCGGCGACGACGGCATGGTCTCGCCGTAGCCCTTGGCGATGACGCGGTCGCCGGCGACGCCCTTCGACTCGAAGTACGCCTTGACCGAGTCGGCGCGCTGCTGCGACAGCTCGAGGTTGGCGTTGTCGTCACCGACGTCGTCGGTGTGGCCCTGGATCTCGAGCTTGATGTCCGGGTAGTCCGCCATCACCTTGACGGCCTTGTCGAGGATCTTGTTCGAGGTCTTCACGATCTCGGCCGAGCCGGTCTTGAAGTTGATGCCCTTGATCACGCCCGTGAACTTGGCGAGCGCGGCCGGAACCTCGTCGGGGCAACCGTCGGTGTCCTGGTAGCCGTTCTTGGTCTCCATCTTGTCGGGGCAGGTGTCGCTGCCGTCGAGCACGCCGTCACCGTCGTTGTCCGGATCGGGGCAGCCGTCGTCGTCCTGGAAGCCGTCGGCGTCCTCGGCCTCGGTCGGGCACTGGTCCGAGCCGTCGGCGATGCCGTCACCGTCGTTGTCCGGATCCGGGCAGCCGTCCTCGTCCTTGAAGCCGTCGGCGTCCTCGGCGTCGGTCGGGCACTGATCCGAGCCGTCGGCGATGCCGTCACCGTCGTTGTCGCCGTCCGGGCAGCCGTCCTCGTCCTGGAAGCCGTCCATGTCCTCGGGGTCGTTCGGGCACTGATCGGCGTCGCCGATGATGCCGTCCTTGTCCGGATCGTCATCGACGGGCGGCGGCGGCGGGGTGTCGTCGACCGGCGCGGCCTCCTTGCGACCGAACTCCTTGTAGACCGACAGCAGGATCTCGCCGTCGAGCGCCGCGCTCTCGTTCTTGCTCGAGGGCGGGAACAGCAGGCGGCCGTCGACCCGGAGGCCCCAGCCGTTCTCGACGCGGTACTTGGCGCCCACGCCGACGTACAGCGCGGCGTCGGTGTCGAGGTCGATGCGGTCCTCGCGATCGCTGGACAGGACCTTGGTGGCGCCGCCGCCGAGCACGACGAAGGGCAGCACCTTGTTGGTCGGGTCCGCCGCGCGGAACTGCGCGATCACGTGACCGCGGAGGGTCCCCGCGAACACGTCATAGACCAGGTTGCGGTCCTCGGTCGGCATGATGCCGGCCTCGGCCTCGACGCCGATCATGTCACCGAACATGAAGCCCAGGCGAAGGCCGAACAGCGCCGTGTTGCGCAGCGAGGTCGCCTTGACCGTGTCGGGGACGCCGAGCTCGTTGTTGATGCTGAACACGTGGAGGCCGGCGGTGGCGCCGACTTCGACATTGGCGTGAGCCGTCGAGGCGGTGAGCCCGGCCAGCGCGACCCCGGTTCCGAGGGCGGCGACATTCATCATGCGGCGCAGGAGTGGCAATCTCATGGGAGTCTCGTTCCTTTGGTTGCTAGTGCTTCCAGAGCCGCCCCGGGGCCGTCGTGATGAGCCTCCACCCAGGCGGGCGTTTCGATGGTGCGTGTTTATCGGGAAGACAAGCAAGTTTCCAGTCCTAGGCGCACTTTCTGGCACATGATCCCCTACGCGTACCCTGCGACGTACCCATCACATCCCGAGGCGGGATCAATGATCATGGCGCGTTAGGCGAGTTCAGCCGCGAGCGCGACCTCGGAAGTAGTCGGCCGCGACGGAGAGTCGCTCCGGGATCGCCTGCCGACGTGCCTTGGCCAGGTCGCGCGACACGCTGTAGCGGAAGGGTGCGTCAGGTGCGACGGCCAGCGACTTCGGCAGGTACAGCGTCGCGCACGCCGGACCGCCGCCGGCCTTGCCGAACAGCTCGAACAGCGGCACCGCGTGGTTGGTCAGGCCCAGCTTGGTCATCGCGTCGAGGAAGCTGGCGCTGACCCCCTCGGGCACCAGCAGCCCGGCGCCGACCTGGCGCGAGTTGCCGGCGTAGGCGCGGACCGCGTCGTCCATGCCGATCGGCACGGTCCGCCCGAGCGCGCCGAGGACGCGATCGTGCCCGTCGCTCCAGAGCCCGCCGGCGTAGTGGACCAGGACCGGGTCGCCGCCGGGCGGCCGCGCGCCGAAGTGGACCGTGTCGCCGTGGAAGTGCGGGTAGACCAGCTCGGCGAACACGCGCGCGTCGGCGGGCACGCCGGCGTGATCGGCCGCGAACGCGACGCCCTCGCGGGAGCTGCGCTGCGACTTCGGGCCGACGCCCTGGTCGTAGTGGCCGGGCACGGCGTAGGTGAGCACGACCTGCTCGCCGACGACGGCGACGTCGGCCATGCCCTCCCAGCGGTGCGGGTTCGCGGTGATCTCGAGCGCGCTGCCGCTGGCGTCGGCGATCCGGCCCAGCAGCACCTCATAATAGGAGGCCTCGCCGCGCCGGTGCGCCAGCATGTGCTGCATCACCGCGCGGATCGTCCGGTCGCGCACCGTCACCCACGGGCCGTTGGCGGTGAACACGCGCCCGGTGGCCACGTCGGCCAGGTTGCCCAGCACCTCGCGCGAGCCGGCCGGGCGGATGTCGCCGCCGCCGTCGACCTCCAGCGCCGCGTGGCCCAGGTACCGATCGTCGACCTCCTCGAACTGGTAGAGCGCGTCGCCGCCGCACGCGACGATGCCGTCGCAGATCGACAGCCACTCGTCGTACGCGGTGCGCGGTGAGTACTCGAGATGCGTGACCTCGCTCTTGTAGTTCGCGCCGGCCTTGTTGCAGGTGGCAGGCACGGGCGGACGGACGATCAGGAGATCGCCGTAGACATCGGCCAGAGCAGACATGGGCGCGCACTGTACTCGATCTCCCTCCGCGGCTCGCCCGGCCCGGATCCCGAACCGCACCGCGCGTGCGCATCGGCCGCGACGTCGGACCGTGCTACACACCGCCGGTGGCGGACGGTCTGCTCCTGATCAATCTCGGCACCCCGGACGACCCGAGCCCGGGCGCCGTCCGGCGCTACCTGCGCCAGTTCCTCGGCGACCCGCGGGTCCTCGACATGAACGCCGTGGGGCGCGCGCTCCTGCTCAACCTGATCATCTTGCCGACCCGCCCGCGCAAGAGCGCGCACGCGTACCAGCAGATCTGGGACGCCACCCGCGGCTCGCCCCTGCTCTACAACAGCCGCGATCTACAGGAGGCGGTGGCCGCGCGCCTCGGCCCCGGCTGGGTGGTCGAGCTCGGCATGCGCTACGGCAACCCGTCGATCGCCAGCGCGCTGGATCGCCTGATCGCCGCCGGCGTCGAGCGCATCGTCGCGCTGCCGCTGTTCCCGCACACGGCGTCGTCGTCGAGCGGCAGCGCGCTCGAGGAGCTGTACCGGCTCGCGGCCGCGCGCCTGACGGTCCCGCGCCTGCTGACGGTGCCGGCGTTCCACGACGACGCCGGCTTCCTCGACGCCGAGGTGGCGGTGGCCGCGCCGGTCCTCGCGGCCCACCAGCCCGATCACGTGCTGTGCTCGTTCCACGGCCTGCCCGAGCGCCACATGCGCGCCGCGGATCCGGCCGGCGATCGGTGCCTGGCGACGACGTCGTGCTGCGATCGCCTCGACGCCGGCAACCGCGACTGCTACCGCGCCCAGTGCTACGCCACCGCGCGCGCGCTGACGACGCGGCTCGGGCTGCCGGCCGAGCAGGTGTCGGTCGCGTTCCAGTCGCGCCTGGGCAAGATCCCGTGGATCCGT
This genomic window from Myxococcales bacterium contains:
- a CDS encoding four helix bundle protein, with the translated sequence MCEASVVALEFITALRAVVAQIAAHDPDLASQLRRAASSAALNTAEAWRRSGRDRAMRFRIAAGECDEAATAVRIAQRWGHVPDDAAAPALALADRLAAMLFRLQHPRR
- a CDS encoding OmpA family protein; this encodes MRLPLLRRMMNVAALGTGVALAGLTASTAHANVEVGATAGLHVFSINNELGVPDTVKATSLRNTALFGLRLGFMFGDMIGVEAEAGIMPTEDRNLVYDVFAGTLRGHVIAQFRAADPTNKVLPFVVLGGGATKVLSSDREDRIDLDTDAALYVGVGAKYRVENGWGLRVDGRLLFPPSSKNESAALDGEILLSVYKEFGRKEAAPVDDTPPPPPVDDDPDKDGIIGDADQCPNDPEDMDGFQDEDGCPDGDNDGDGIADGSDQCPTDAEDADGFKDEDGCPDPDNDGDGIADGSDQCPTEAEDADGFQDDDGCPDPDNDGDGVLDGSDTCPDKMETKNGYQDTDGCPDEVPAALAKFTGVIKGINFKTGSAEIVKTSNKILDKAVKVMADYPDIKLEIQGHTDDVGDDNANLELSQQRADSVKAYFESKGVAGDRVIAKGYGETMPSSPIDGLKGGKLKAAQAKNRRVEFKLLSDLNQ
- the hemH gene encoding ferrochelatase, coding for MADGLLLINLGTPDDPSPGAVRRYLRQFLGDPRVLDMNAVGRALLLNLIILPTRPRKSAHAYQQIWDATRGSPLLYNSRDLQEAVAARLGPGWVVELGMRYGNPSIASALDRLIAAGVERIVALPLFPHTASSSSGSALEELYRLAAARLTVPRLLTVPAFHDDAGFLDAEVAVAAPVLAAHQPDHVLCSFHGLPERHMRAADPAGDRCLATTSCCDRLDAGNRDCYRAQCYATARALTTRLGLPAEQVSVAFQSRLGKIPWIRPYFDDALIELAGRGVKRVVVLCPAFVADCLETVEEIGMRAVATWKQLGGEELVLVPSLNASPDWVEAVAAMARRAAGTSDQRV